Proteins found in one Methanospirillum hungatei JF-1 genomic segment:
- a CDS encoding RNase P subunit p30 family protein has product MHVFDGCVFPYPSGTVSIARYARELSSLGFSGCVAASMAPVNRIYDIPVWTARYLTEVPARLLSREAGRSVQVNDLVYVQAGDAGYNRNILTTQGVHVMTNLHTTPKDGFDRYCAQLAAEREIGVDLSVRPLIELRDGARQKVIRRYEEIFTLQNRYEFPIVLSSHASDITHLKSPREMIRLFSLVWKDENLLWESLESICRIKNRTGPVVEI; this is encoded by the coding sequence ATGCACGTCTTTGACGGTTGCGTTTTTCCTTATCCTTCCGGAACGGTAAGTATTGCCAGGTATGCACGGGAGCTTTCTTCACTTGGGTTTTCTGGGTGCGTTGCTGCGAGCATGGCACCGGTAAACAGGATATATGACATCCCGGTCTGGACAGCACGATATCTGACGGAGGTTCCGGCCCGTCTTCTCAGCAGAGAAGCAGGAAGATCCGTACAGGTGAATGATCTCGTGTATGTACAGGCGGGAGATGCCGGATATAACCGGAATATCCTCACTACGCAGGGCGTCCATGTCATGACCAATCTGCATACAACTCCGAAGGACGGGTTTGACCGGTACTGTGCACAACTTGCCGCCGAACGGGAGATTGGGGTGGATCTATCAGTCAGACCCCTCATTGAACTTCGTGATGGTGCGAGGCAAAAAGTCATCAGAAGATATGAAGAGATTTTTACGCTTCAGAACCGGTATGAATTCCCGATTGTGCTGTCAAGTCATGCCTCTGATATAACCCATCTAAAAAGTCCCCGGGAAATGATACGACTCTTTTCACTTGTATGGAAGGATGAGAACCTATTATGGGAGTCTCTGGAGAGCATCTGCCGGATAAAAAACCGGACCGGACCGGTTGTGGAGATATAA
- a CDS encoding methyltransferase domain-containing protein, whose translation MIAAGDRVILSGKGKIYVVRAGEGSLGTDLGMVDLSHIAGKEPGDIIRTKSGKELVIRLPRATDFFEQAKRSGAPMLPRDIGLVIGLTAMNKYDHVLDAGTGSGVAAVFFAGVAGKVTTCERREEFFRIAEESIRETGLSNIEVVNRDVLEMDGQYDIVHLDLGVTKEHVIHAFSLIRSGGYLVCYTPFFEQMGIVFDTASGLFSEVTAHESIMREMDRSERGTRPSTKVCHSGYLTVARK comes from the coding sequence ATGATAGCAGCCGGAGACCGGGTGATCCTCTCCGGGAAAGGTAAGATCTATGTTGTCCGAGCCGGGGAGGGGAGTCTCGGGACCGATCTTGGGATGGTTGATCTCTCCCACATCGCCGGAAAGGAGCCGGGCGATATCATCAGGACCAAATCCGGAAAGGAACTGGTTATACGCCTTCCTCGGGCAACAGACTTTTTTGAGCAGGCAAAACGGAGCGGGGCACCCATGCTTCCCCGGGATATAGGGCTGGTGATTGGCCTGACTGCGATGAATAAGTATGATCATGTCCTTGATGCCGGGACCGGGAGCGGAGTTGCGGCAGTCTTTTTTGCCGGAGTTGCCGGAAAGGTAACGACCTGTGAACGAAGGGAGGAGTTTTTCCGGATCGCAGAAGAGAGTATCCGGGAGACCGGGCTTTCAAATATTGAGGTGGTGAACCGGGATGTCCTGGAGATGGACGGGCAGTATGATATTGTCCACCTTGACCTTGGAGTAACGAAAGAGCATGTCATCCATGCTTTCTCCCTGATCCGTTCAGGTGGGTACCTGGTCTGCTATACACCGTTCTTTGAACAGATGGGGATTGTGTTTGATACGGCCTCCGGGCTCTTTTCAGAGGTTACTGCCCATGAGAGTATTATGCGGGAGATGGACCGGAGCGAGAGAGGGACGAGGCCTTCGACAAAGGTGTGTCATAGTGGGTATCTGACGGTTGCGAGGAAGTGA
- a CDS encoding oligosaccharyl transferase, archaeosortase A system-associated, with product MNLSSISRLNILLGIIVFCFVILGLWIRLLPSDFLLESIQPIVSSTDPWYTVRQVEQIIHHFPNYSWFDPFLSYPNGKIVDWGPVFPLFSSLIALILNASIQGDIIRAISWVPVILGMVLIPLCYMFGKIIWDVKAGWFAAILICVVGGETLFRSFFGDVDHHIMEVVVTSSFFISYFILLSYFNANNNNRTKWKAPLSTKSWSHHYFGNSKIQNLVIVLSIICGILYYLAIMTMPTCTLIAIIIALFTFFLPVLITEKSDYSRIFVMNGIIFGLFIILFALSGIQVSGWSLGQYSIIHLFIPAGIIAESGILYILSRFIVAKNRFFYTGILLMIFFVFSALLILINSEISNSFTNMVTRFFALNGTSVTIQEMQSSNIFTFLKVFNITAILSCFGFLILCFQFYRTKNPLNLAVIIWASVYIVISLLVVRFQYYSGEIFVILAGVFLSALYDKIQVRHHKIQKDNKNKFFWKIIFINNKGILCIGFLITMITILSIPVAMEVGLNETPKDSINDEWIQSLKWLSQQNNTDVPDYYSIYKESFSYPQNISTVISWWTSGHWILVLAHKIPATSPFQDNIVPVAKFLLADSNIQAEMIASQLHGKYIITTNEYLFNDFPMIQKWIPAQPDEDPYYFVFYNRASKTSSILTPMLGMKPAFFNTTLVKLHANDGSYVHANGSVVIQYQSTIVSGKEVPLLQKMYPIDQTQTIQFLSQPWSNTEIISLMYTSPITDTPALKNYRLIYESNGTQTFPGDVTLNNIKIFERVKGYTIPGTGTIEVPIVTNQGRHFTYRQQSENGTFTLPYATTNSPYDVKTTGPYRIIETNQTIDVDESQIEKYYT from the coding sequence ATGAATTTGTCCTCAATTAGCCGTTTAAATATCCTTTTAGGTATAATTGTTTTTTGTTTTGTGATATTAGGGTTATGGATTCGATTATTGCCATCGGATTTTCTCCTAGAGTCGATACAGCCCATAGTCTCATCGACAGATCCTTGGTATACCGTCCGACAAGTAGAACAAATAATTCATCATTTTCCGAATTACTCATGGTTTGATCCATTCTTATCTTATCCAAATGGTAAGATTGTTGATTGGGGGCCGGTATTCCCTTTGTTTAGCAGTTTAATTGCTTTAATACTAAATGCTTCTATCCAGGGCGATATTATTCGTGCAATTTCATGGGTTCCTGTCATTTTGGGTATGGTTCTCATTCCTCTCTGTTATATGTTCGGTAAAATAATTTGGGATGTTAAAGCCGGCTGGTTCGCTGCGATCTTAATATGTGTTGTCGGGGGAGAAACCCTCTTCAGGTCATTTTTTGGTGATGTCGATCATCATATAATGGAGGTTGTCGTAACTTCTTCTTTTTTTATCAGTTATTTTATCTTATTATCCTACTTTAATGCTAATAATAATAACAGAACCAAATGGAAGGCACCTTTATCTACAAAGAGTTGGTCACATCACTATTTTGGGAATTCTAAAATCCAGAATCTGGTAATAGTACTTTCAATAATTTGTGGCATTCTCTATTACCTGGCTATTATGACGATGCCTACTTGTACCTTAATTGCAATAATTATTGCCCTATTTACATTTTTCCTACCAGTTCTTATTACAGAAAAATCAGACTATAGTCGGATTTTTGTAATGAATGGGATAATTTTTGGCCTGTTCATAATTTTATTTGCTTTAAGCGGGATCCAGGTATCAGGGTGGTCATTAGGGCAATATTCGATAATTCATCTTTTCATTCCTGCAGGAATAATTGCTGAATCAGGTATTCTTTATATATTATCGAGATTCATAGTTGCAAAAAATAGGTTTTTTTATACAGGAATATTGTTAATGATATTTTTTGTTTTCTCGGCCTTATTAATTTTAATTAATTCGGAAATTTCTAATAGTTTTACAAATATGGTAACTAGATTTTTTGCGCTAAATGGTACCTCTGTAACAATTCAAGAGATGCAATCATCCAATATTTTCACGTTTCTAAAAGTTTTTAATATTACTGCAATTCTTTCCTGTTTTGGATTCTTAATATTATGTTTCCAATTTTATCGGACGAAAAATCCACTTAATTTAGCTGTTATTATATGGGCATCAGTCTATATAGTAATAAGTTTACTAGTTGTCCGATTTCAATATTATAGTGGTGAAATTTTTGTCATATTGGCTGGAGTATTTCTTTCCGCACTGTACGATAAAATTCAGGTAAGGCATCATAAAATTCAAAAAGATAATAAAAATAAATTTTTCTGGAAAATAATTTTTATTAATAACAAGGGTATTCTTTGCATTGGTTTTTTAATAACTATGATCACTATTCTCTCTATTCCTGTTGCGATGGAGGTTGGATTAAATGAAACTCCTAAAGATTCTATAAATGATGAATGGATTCAATCATTAAAATGGTTATCTCAGCAAAATAACACCGATGTTCCTGATTATTATTCAATCTATAAGGAATCTTTTTCATATCCCCAAAATATATCAACGGTAATATCTTGGTGGACTAGTGGGCACTGGATCCTTGTCTTGGCTCATAAAATTCCTGCAACCTCTCCTTTTCAGGATAATATCGTTCCTGTAGCTAAGTTCCTCCTTGCTGATTCTAATATTCAAGCAGAAATGATCGCCTCACAATTACATGGAAAATATATTATTACTACAAATGAGTATTTATTTAACGATTTTCCCATGATTCAAAAATGGATACCTGCACAACCAGATGAAGATCCTTATTATTTTGTTTTTTATAATCGAGCAAGTAAAACCTCTTCGATACTTACTCCGATGCTAGGAATGAAACCCGCATTTTTTAATACTACTCTTGTTAAGCTTCACGCTAATGATGGGTCGTATGTGCACGCCAATGGCAGTGTGGTTATTCAATATCAAAGCACAATCGTGTCAGGTAAAGAAGTTCCTCTCCTTCAAAAGATGTATCCCATTGATCAGACCCAGACAATTCAATTCTTGTCTCAACCTTGGTCTAACACAGAGATAATATCTCTGATGTACACCTCCCCCATCACCGACACCCCAGCCCTCAAAAACTACCGTCTCATCTATGAATCTAATGGAACCCAAACCTTCCCTGGCGACGTAACCCTCAACAACATCAAGATCTTCGAACGGGTCAAGGGATACACCATCCCCGGAACCGGAACCATCGAAGTCCCCATCGTAACGAACCAGGGCCGTCATTTCACCTACCGTCAGCAGAGTGAGAATGGCACCTTTACTCTCCCCTATGCAACTACGAATTCCCCATATGATGTCAAAACAACCGGGCCCTATCGTATCATAGAAACAAACCAAACTATTGATGTTGATGAATCACAGATAGAGAAGTACTATACATAA
- a CDS encoding 50S ribosomal protein L15e has translation MTKSMYAYVRDAWKIPDDTGVKALLWERMQDWRREGSIVRVRRPTRIDRARALGYKAKQGIVVVRVKVRRGGRRASRYVRGRRTARMGVNRKTMGKSIQRIAEERACRKYPNMEVLNSYWVGEDGRQKWYEVILLDPHHPSIINDKTLNWISKPGHRGRSERGLTSAGVKGRGMRRRGKGTEKCRPSVRANANRAK, from the coding sequence ATGACAAAATCTATGTATGCATATGTCAGGGATGCATGGAAGATCCCTGATGATACCGGAGTCAAAGCCCTCCTGTGGGAACGAATGCAGGACTGGCGCCGGGAAGGAAGTATTGTTCGTGTCCGCAGACCAACACGGATTGATCGTGCCCGTGCTCTTGGATACAAGGCAAAACAGGGTATCGTTGTAGTCCGTGTGAAGGTCCGCCGTGGAGGCCGCCGGGCATCCAGATATGTTCGTGGACGTCGTACTGCACGTATGGGTGTAAACCGGAAGACCATGGGGAAGAGTATCCAGCGGATCGCTGAAGAGCGCGCCTGCCGGAAGTACCCAAACATGGAAGTCCTGAACTCATACTGGGTTGGAGAAGACGGACGTCAGAAATGGTACGAAGTTATCCTTCTTGACCCGCATCACCCGTCTATTATCAATGATAAAACCCTGAACTGGATATCAAAACCAGGGCACCGTGGCCGGAGTGAGCGTGGACTGACCAGTGCTGGTGTCAAGGGCCGTGGCATGCGCAGACGCGGGAAAGGTACTGAAAAGTGCCGTCCATCTGTCCGGGCTAATGCAAACCGGGCCAAATAA
- the moaC gene encoding cyclic pyranopterin monophosphate synthase MoaC: protein MPVFTHLDDDRARMVDVSAKGEVYRKAVATGTITLRPDTLSAIRDGTVVKGNVLATARVAATLAIKDTPRLIPMCHAIPVHGIDITFDYTKTGITATVTVISAGKTGVEMEALVGVSTALLTIWDMVKSAEKDEKGQYPVTGISDIRVLEKVKQDL, encoded by the coding sequence ATGCCGGTATTTACTCATCTTGATGATGACCGTGCCAGAATGGTGGATGTATCCGCAAAAGGGGAAGTCTACCGGAAAGCGGTCGCTACAGGAACGATAACCCTTCGTCCTGATACCCTGTCTGCGATCCGGGATGGCACTGTTGTAAAAGGGAACGTTCTTGCAACTGCCAGAGTAGCCGCTACACTTGCGATTAAAGATACTCCGCGGCTTATCCCGATGTGCCATGCAATTCCCGTTCATGGGATTGATATCACCTTTGATTACACAAAAACGGGAATCACAGCCACAGTTACGGTCATATCTGCCGGCAAAACCGGGGTTGAAATGGAAGCACTTGTCGGTGTGAGCACCGCCCTGCTCACCATCTGGGATATGGTAAAATCTGCCGAGAAGGATGAGAAAGGGCAGTATCCGGTTACCGGCATCTCTGATATCAGGGTACTTGAAAAAGTAAAACAGGACCTGTAA
- a CDS encoding DHH family phosphoesterase: MSLLEDIRAAADAVRSCEEVTIISHIDADGISSEAILAQALSRDGIRVSTTFVRQLDPLTLDQIPDDSSLKIFSDLGSGQQQMLLEKGLEPSRTIIIDHHVSQPAEHGDPFIEVNCLNHGHEKMSAAGVSYLLARELDSINTDLAKLAIIGNIGDMMDREHLCLTGPAREILQDGVRQGTVELWEHDLNIYGISTRPLPQSLAYSDDMDIPGVSRDPDGAGKFLERIGITPIQPNRWPVWEDLSFDQKQQVCCAVIEQMVAHGKDTGRLFADHYLFPDEDRHQASLRNASEFATMLNSCGRWQRPELGGAICRGDRMVAYREAEHMLRNHRSKIREVMLYITETGVTELSHMLYIHVGGRFPDTIVGIGAGMALSRLNPEKPILIMCEDSLDPSMTKISMRTRPEVVSKGVDLQQALTLACEGREGCSGGGHRIAAGAFIPKEEERAFIEDVNRILAQQYAQSCQDHR, encoded by the coding sequence ATGAGTCTTCTTGAGGATATCAGGGCTGCTGCTGATGCAGTCCGTTCATGTGAGGAGGTGACCATCATCTCTCATATTGATGCGGATGGGATCAGCAGTGAGGCTATACTGGCACAGGCTCTCAGCCGTGATGGCATCCGCGTTTCCACTACTTTTGTCCGTCAGCTCGATCCCCTGACCCTTGACCAGATCCCGGATGACTCTTCCCTGAAGATATTCTCCGACCTCGGCTCCGGTCAGCAGCAGATGCTTCTTGAGAAGGGACTTGAACCCTCCAGAACGATCATCATCGATCATCATGTCAGCCAGCCGGCAGAACATGGCGATCCCTTCATCGAGGTGAACTGTCTGAACCATGGACATGAGAAGATGAGTGCTGCGGGGGTCTCATATCTGCTTGCAAGGGAGCTGGACTCGATCAATACTGATCTTGCCAAGCTTGCAATCATCGGTAATATCGGTGATATGATGGATAGGGAGCATCTCTGCCTTACCGGCCCGGCACGGGAGATCCTGCAGGATGGGGTCAGGCAGGGTACTGTGGAGCTCTGGGAGCATGATCTCAATATTTACGGGATATCCACCCGGCCGCTTCCCCAGTCCCTGGCATATTCAGATGACATGGATATCCCCGGAGTAAGCAGGGACCCGGATGGTGCCGGGAAGTTTCTTGAACGGATCGGTATTACCCCCATCCAGCCAAACCGGTGGCCGGTCTGGGAGGATCTCTCATTTGATCAGAAACAGCAGGTATGCTGTGCAGTCATTGAACAGATGGTTGCTCATGGGAAGGACACCGGGCGACTCTTTGCCGACCACTATCTCTTCCCTGACGAGGACCGGCATCAGGCATCACTTCGGAATGCCTCAGAATTTGCAACGATGCTGAATTCATGTGGGAGGTGGCAGCGACCTGAGCTTGGAGGGGCTATTTGTCGTGGTGACCGGATGGTTGCCTACCGGGAGGCGGAACATATGCTCCGCAATCACCGGAGCAAGATACGCGAGGTCATGCTCTATATTACCGAAACGGGTGTGACAGAGCTCTCCCATATGCTCTACATTCATGTAGGCGGTCGGTTCCCGGATACTATTGTGGGCATAGGTGCTGGAATGGCACTCTCCCGGCTTAATCCAGAAAAACCTATCCTGATCATGTGCGAGGACTCCCTTGACCCGTCGATGACGAAGATATCCATGCGGACCCGTCCGGAGGTGGTGAGTAAAGGAGTTGATCTCCAGCAGGCACTCACTCTGGCATGCGAGGGACGTGAGGGATGTTCCGGAGGAGGTCACCGGATCGCTGCCGGAGCCTTTATACCTAAGGAAGAAGAGCGTGCATTTATCGAAGATGTCAACCGAATATTAGCGCAGCAATATGCTCAGTCGTGTCAGGACCATCGCTGA
- a CDS encoding PUA domain-containing protein encodes MLSRVRTIADLQFGRGIGVLLFPDSCRFITSRRGGVRQVLLDGKRLATLRAHDGRLTLGLAGGKRLHEALPGQTGRVELREDVVNFIAAGKNLFCRHVTDADPGIHAGDEVIVIDGDGRFIAIGEAVVSGTEMMACETGMAVSVRHGIQKEE; translated from the coding sequence ATGCTCAGTCGTGTCAGGACCATCGCTGATCTCCAGTTTGGCAGGGGTATAGGTGTACTATTATTTCCTGATTCCTGCAGGTTTATCACATCCAGACGTGGCGGAGTCCGTCAGGTTCTCCTTGATGGAAAACGCCTTGCAACCCTTCGTGCTCATGACGGTCGTCTGACCCTTGGGCTTGCCGGGGGAAAGCGGCTCCATGAAGCCCTGCCCGGCCAAACGGGTCGGGTCGAGCTCAGAGAGGATGTGGTAAACTTCATCGCAGCCGGAAAAAACCTCTTCTGCAGGCATGTTACCGATGCTGATCCGGGTATCCACGCCGGTGATGAGGTTATTGTGATCGATGGAGACGGACGGTTTATCGCAATTGGCGAGGCTGTCGTATCCGGCACAGAGATGATGGCCTGTGAAACCGGGATGGCAGTATCGGTCAGACACGGCATACAAAAAGAGGAATAA
- a CDS encoding RNA-guided pseudouridylation complex pseudouridine synthase subunit Cbf5 translates to MERSSSFLAHIAAHQGSIILIDKPRGPSSHQVAAWVREITGVSSVGHTGTLDPPVSGVLVILLGRAVRLTTILHQDDKEYVALLRLQGDVSDAELAEVIEHFTGRIYQRPPKRSAVKRALRIREIHELEMLGRDGRLVLFRVKCDSGTYIRSLCHHIGMACGVGGAMVELRRTRSGPFSEKDCVTLHTLRDAVEKARAGDDTYLRKIIRSPLEALHGFPRIQMKESAADAICHGARLSSRGVVSHDTFQMEDLVVMLAGDDFIGIGEALVSSSRIVPGEKGLVVAPRLVMQDIGVYPAVWKAHKPKREKS, encoded by the coding sequence ATGGAACGATCCTCTTCATTTCTGGCACATATTGCTGCACACCAGGGATCGATCATCCTCATCGATAAACCCCGTGGGCCATCCAGCCACCAGGTAGCAGCATGGGTCCGGGAGATTACTGGTGTATCATCCGTTGGTCATACCGGAACCCTTGATCCCCCGGTCTCCGGAGTACTTGTCATTCTTCTCGGGCGGGCAGTCCGACTTACGACCATTCTGCATCAGGACGATAAGGAATATGTGGCACTGCTCAGGCTGCAGGGAGATGTATCAGATGCAGAACTTGCTGAAGTCATTGAGCACTTCACCGGAAGGATCTACCAGCGGCCACCCAAGCGGAGTGCAGTAAAACGTGCCCTTCGAATCAGGGAGATCCATGAACTGGAGATGCTGGGAAGGGACGGAAGACTTGTTCTCTTCAGGGTGAAATGTGATTCAGGCACCTATATCAGATCACTGTGTCATCATATCGGCATGGCCTGTGGGGTGGGGGGAGCGATGGTTGAGCTCAGGCGGACCAGATCAGGTCCCTTTTCCGAGAAGGATTGTGTCACCCTTCATACCCTCCGCGATGCAGTTGAGAAGGCACGTGCAGGCGATGATACGTATCTTAGGAAGATTATACGATCACCTCTTGAAGCATTGCACGGGTTTCCAAGGATACAGATGAAGGAATCAGCGGCTGATGCGATCTGTCATGGTGCCAGACTCTCTTCACGAGGCGTTGTCAGCCATGATACATTCCAGATGGAGGATCTGGTTGTCATGTTGGCCGGAGATGACTTTATCGGAATCGGTGAGGCTCTGGTTTCAAGTTCGCGGATTGTGCCTGGTGAAAAGGGACTGGTTGTCGCACCTCGCCTTGTCATGCAGGATATCGGAGTATACCCTGCAGTCTGGAAAGCTCATAAGCCAAAGAGAGAAAAGTCTTAA
- a CDS encoding uroporphyrinogen-III synthase: protein MRIAITRLKGKEGDDQARCARRGHDCYPVSPLIGEMNPDQIDAFIQDVKDRRFDCIFFTSALPAHQIGPYLHDLPLPRVIAIGPQTAKALREFGIMCEVLHEFYSRAFVPFLGDWIVGKKIGIPRSDAPNDKLLQGIRDAGGFPIEFQIYALIPTYELLNLDKAEGILFTSALSFKSAIWKRREDLILMAIGEVTAGAMEEAGLMPDVVGDGSLEGTLDELNLFLLMNPGG from the coding sequence ATGCGGATTGCAATTACACGTCTGAAAGGAAAAGAGGGAGATGACCAGGCAAGGTGCGCACGAAGGGGGCATGATTGTTACCCGGTCTCTCCACTCATCGGAGAGATGAATCCTGACCAGATTGATGCATTTATTCAGGATGTAAAGGACAGGAGATTTGACTGTATATTCTTTACCAGTGCCCTTCCGGCCCACCAGATTGGACCATATCTGCATGACCTGCCACTTCCCAGGGTCATAGCAATCGGTCCGCAAACCGCGAAAGCTCTCAGAGAATTTGGCATCATGTGCGAGGTGCTCCATGAATTTTACTCACGGGCATTCGTTCCCTTCCTGGGGGACTGGATCGTAGGGAAAAAAATCGGCATCCCCCGATCTGATGCACCAAATGATAAACTCCTCCAGGGAATACGGGATGCCGGTGGTTTTCCAATTGAATTTCAAATTTACGCACTCATCCCGACGTATGAACTGCTCAACCTTGACAAGGCGGAGGGCATTCTTTTTACCAGTGCCTTGTCATTTAAATCGGCTATCTGGAAACGCCGGGAGGATCTTATCCTTATGGCTATCGGAGAGGTAACAGCGGGGGCCATGGAGGAAGCAGGCCTTATGCCTGATGTCGTAGGGGATGGATCTCTCGAAGGGACACTCGATGAACTCAATCTCTTTCTTCTCATGAATCCGGGTGGATAA
- a CDS encoding nascent polypeptide-associated complex protein, translated as MIPGMNPRKMKQMMKQLGMDIKPIEDVQEIVITTPKGRYVFDQAEVAIMKMQGTVTWQITGEPRFEEAEAVIPDEDVELVAGQAHVTPEAAKAALVETKGDIAEAILRLSS; from the coding sequence ATGATACCTGGAATGAACCCCCGCAAGATGAAACAGATGATGAAACAGCTTGGGATGGATATCAAGCCGATTGAAGATGTGCAGGAGATTGTCATTACCACCCCTAAGGGCCGGTATGTGTTTGACCAGGCCGAGGTTGCCATCATGAAGATGCAGGGCACTGTCACCTGGCAGATAACCGGTGAGCCACGGTTTGAAGAGGCTGAAGCGGTCATTCCTGATGAGGACGTGGAGCTTGTTGCCGGGCAGGCACATGTGACACCGGAAGCAGCAAAGGCAGCTCTTGTTGAGACGAAAGGAGATATTGCAGAAGCGATCCTTCGTCTGTCTTCATGA
- a CDS encoding acylphosphatase, translating to MSDSIRKQFHISVKGKVQRVGFRDKVEDIADSLELAGYVQNHSSKDVVIVIEGEEGKIAEAQI from the coding sequence ATGTCCGATTCAATAAGGAAACAATTTCACATTTCAGTAAAAGGGAAAGTCCAAAGAGTAGGGTTCCGGGATAAAGTTGAGGATATTGCTGATAGTCTTGAATTAGCGGGGTATGTTCAAAACCATTCTTCAAAAGATGTAGTCATTGTGATTGAAGGTGAAGAGGGAAAAATTGCTGAAGCTCAAATATGA
- a CDS encoding NAD(P)H-hydrate dehydratase: MTVIIQGRSFPDDLTQYAEFIGQGLLSPEEMRRIDQNAQALGISGLELMESAGTGLAMAARQYQPGKILILCGSGNNGGDGMVAARHLAGEADITVFWYDSGRQTDSTRTQLQRLLSCSVTSIPFRSRDDLIEHTRIFQDTDLIIDALLGTGGTGSVREPVRTCIEFANNAKAPILSADLPSPGIIPDRICAFHRAKTEGAHIYGIGIPLLAEISTGPGDLLILRNRNPDSHKGVGGNILVIGGGPYQGAPYLAGLAALRAGADIVRVVSPHYLPEPDIIHVPTAGDRITTADLATIIPLCKQADVVLCGPGLGPESHDVITSLAPYIRKGVFDADALRDPLPVAGESLYTPHAGEFARMSGLSPGKTPRERAHAIMKAQILGTVLLKGAVDVICDGSRVRFNQTGTPAMTTGGTGDVLAGVCAALMAVVPAFEAACIGAYVTGRAGELITQTCGYGMTARDLLTAVPQVLFRSTSERE; encoded by the coding sequence ATGACTGTCATCATTCAAGGCAGATCATTTCCGGATGACCTGACACAATATGCAGAATTTATCGGGCAGGGATTATTATCACCGGAAGAGATGCGACGGATTGATCAGAACGCACAGGCCCTTGGCATCAGTGGACTGGAACTTATGGAATCCGCCGGGACCGGACTTGCGATGGCTGCACGCCAGTATCAGCCCGGAAAAATACTCATTCTGTGCGGAAGCGGAAATAATGGCGGTGACGGAATGGTGGCAGCCCGCCATCTTGCAGGTGAGGCAGATATTACCGTCTTCTGGTATGACTCGGGAAGACAGACCGACTCAACAAGAACACAACTTCAGCGTCTTCTCTCTTGCAGTGTCACATCCATCCCATTCCGCAGCAGGGATGACCTGATTGAGCATACCCGGATCTTTCAGGATACCGACCTTATCATTGATGCTCTTCTTGGAACCGGAGGAACGGGTTCGGTCCGGGAACCTGTCAGAACCTGTATCGAATTTGCAAATAATGCAAAGGCACCGATCCTCTCTGCCGATCTCCCATCACCAGGTATCATCCCGGATAGGATCTGTGCATTTCATCGGGCAAAAACCGAAGGAGCACATATCTATGGCATCGGGATTCCTCTTCTCGCTGAAATTAGTACAGGACCTGGAGATCTTCTTATCCTCCGGAACCGGAACCCGGACAGCCACAAGGGCGTGGGAGGCAACATACTTGTTATCGGGGGTGGCCCATACCAGGGAGCTCCCTACCTTGCCGGGCTTGCAGCACTCAGGGCTGGTGCAGATATCGTCCGGGTTGTAAGCCCCCATTACCTGCCTGAACCGGATATTATTCATGTTCCTACAGCCGGTGATCGAATTACCACAGCAGACCTTGCCACCATCATACCCTTGTGTAAACAGGCTGATGTCGTCCTCTGTGGCCCGGGTCTTGGTCCCGAATCCCATGATGTCATCACATCCCTCGCCCCCTATATCAGAAAAGGAGTCTTTGATGCTGATGCATTGAGAGATCCTCTCCCTGTTGCGGGAGAATCACTCTATACACCCCACGCAGGAGAGTTTGCCCGGATGTCCGGCCTTAGCCCTGGAAAGACACCACGGGAGCGGGCACATGCAATAATGAAGGCACAGATATTAGGGACAGTTCTGCTCAAGGGAGCGGTGGATGTCATCTGTGACGGATCACGGGTCAGGTTTAACCAGACCGGCACACCCGCCATGACGACCGGTGGGACCGGGGATGTGCTTGCCGGAGTATGTGCAGCTCTGATGGCTGTTGTTCCTGCATTTGAGGCAGCGTGTATCGGAGCCTATGTCACAGGGCGCGCAGGTGAACTCATCACACAGACCTGTGGGTATGGGATGACAGCCCGTGACCTCCTTACGGCAGTACCTCAAGTATTGTTCAGGAGCACTTCTGAGAGAGAATAA